In Candida orthopsilosis Co 90-125, chromosome 6 draft sequence, the following are encoded in one genomic region:
- a CDS encoding Vam7 protein (S. cerevisiae homolog VAM7 has phosphatidylinositol-3-phosphate binding, has role in vacuole fusion, non-autophagic, piecemeal microautophagy nucleus and localizes to fungal-type vacuole membrane) — protein sequence MPVTIPTEVEIDGSTYYQIDIKLPLRTYSIKKRYSDFEQLVDTLCHELGINHKDFPYALPGKRINWLNKYNVIEERKRGLTEFLNAMIDDRSLQNEREFINFLQLPKNFKFQDRPQVTNENWHELYRKTKTELFDLSTTYGSNLIKLKEQIRKSIQPSITDLITSSSIEDKTESQRRRDMISQLQSKIDEMLIQPQQSNVKAFSRVLGGGGNVKETEETLPLNNKELLQHQVQIHQTQDQELEQLRKIIARQRQIGETISAEVEEQNAMLDQFNEEVEQTTDKIKQARRRTRKIL from the coding sequence ATGCCCGTAACGATACCCACGGAAGTCGAAATCGATGGCTCTACATATTACCAAATTGACATCAAACTACCGCTTCGAACATACTCCATCAAAAAGCGATACTCAGATTTTGAACAACTAGTTGATACTTTATGTCATGAATTGGGCATTAATCATAAAGATTTCCCTTACGCATTACCAGGCAAACGAATCAACTGGTTGAACAAATACAACGTGATCGAAGAAAGGAAAAGAGGTCTTACCGAGTTTCTTAATGCCATGATCGACGACCGCTCGCTACAGAATGAACGTGAGTTTATAAACTTTTTACAATTGCCcaaaaacttcaaatttcaagatCGACCCCAGGTGACAAATGAAAACTGGCATGAGTTATATCGTAAAACAAAGACTGAACTTTTTGATCTACTGACTACCTATGGctcaaatttgattaaattgaaagaacAAATTAGAAAATCTATCCAACCTTCAATAACTGACTTGATCACTTCCAGTTCTATTGAAGACAAGACTGAATCGCAAAGACGAAGGGATATGATTAGTCAACTACAATCGAAAATAGATGAAATGTTGattcaaccacaacaactGAATGTCAAGGCATTTTCGCGAGTATTGGGTGGAGGTGGAAATGTTAAAGAGACGGAGGAAACTCTCCCTTTGAATAACAAGGAACTTTTACAACATCAAGTGCAGATACATCAAACCCAAgatcaagaattggaacaattgagaaaaattATTGCTCGACAACGACAGATTGGGGAGACAATTAGTGCAGAAGTTGAAGAGCAGAATGCAATGTTGGACCAATTTAATGAGGAGGTGGAGCAAACCACAGataaaattaaacaagCAAGGAGAAGAACGAGAAAGATATTGTGA
- a CDS encoding Cic1 protein (proteasome-interacting protein), whose translation MARTRSKGPASPVANKAKHPSKVAKPKSSTKLATKKDSKLKADVKEAAPVESKQDAQSSVISNKITNKAISELKSFISREKSKREEEASQNPSSKSQLFDDDFDDSTLTLIVESKKFFSSKPQFKPKTIKLSKSINDGSLKSCLIIRDQLVKSDQEIEKIEDANLPTISQILPLQSIKTEYKPFEKRRELQSSYDLFFVDDAVLNTLPNSLGKIFYESNKYPLPLRVTTSANNKELSLITLSNQLEKILSSTSYLPPQGTTVSIKIGYINGDFTHEDLNKNINAVASHFDLDTIKSIMLKTPTSPALPLYYTDKLYNEDDIFDEIKEEETSNGDELSAFEKGLLELGDADTVAKVIGKKLGEKKRAIAKGKVSKSRK comes from the coding sequence ATGGCAAGAACCAGATCTAAAGGTCCAGCTTCACCCGTAGCGAATAAGGCAAAGCATCCAAGCAAAGTTGCAAAACCCAAAAGTTCAACAAAGTTAGCTACCAAGAAGGACTCAAAATTAAAAGCTGATGTTAAAGAGGCAGCACCAGTTGAATCTAAACAAGATGCTCAGTCATCGGTAATAAGCAACAAGATCACCAACAAAGCTATTTCAGAGCTCAAGAGTTTTATATCTAGGGAAAAGTCtaaaagagaagaagaagcatCTCAAAACCCATCCTCGAAAtctcaattgtttgatgatgattttgatgattccACGTTAACCcttattgttgaatcaaaaaagtttttcaGTTCAAAACCTCAATTCAAACCAAAGACCATTAAATTATCCAAATCCATAAACGATGGCTCATTAAAATCCTGTTTGATAATTCGTGACCAACTTGTCAAGTCGGATCAAGAAATcgaaaagattgaagatgCAAACTTGCCCACAATCTCGCAAATTTTACCCTtacaatcaatcaagacGGAGTACAAACCATTCGAAAAGAGACGTGAATTGCAATCTAGTTATGATTTGTTTTTCGTTGATGATGCTGTATTGAACACTTTGCCAAATTCGTTGGGCAAGATTTTCTATGAATCAAACAAGTACCCACTTCCCTTGAGAGTTACTACCTCAGCAAACAATAAGGAATTATCATTGATAACTTTATCAaaccaattggaaaagatatTGTCCAGTACGAGTTATTTACCACCACAAGGAACAACCGTATCCATCAAAATTGGTTACATCAATGGTGATTTTACACACGAGGATTTAAACAAGAATATAAATGCTGTTGCTTCACACTTTGATCTTGATACTATCAAGTCCATTATGTTGAAAACACCAACCTCCCCTGCATTACCATTGTATTACACTGATAAATTGtacaatgaagatgatatatttgatgaaatcaaggAGGAAGAAACGTCTAACGGAGATGAACTCTCAGCTTTCGAAAAGGGTTTGTTAGAATTAGGAGATGCAGATACTGTTGCCAAGGTGATTGGTAAAAAATTGGGAGAGAAAAAGAGGGCCATAGCAAAGGGAAAGGTAAGTAAATCTAGAAAATAG
- a CDS encoding Yer152c protein (S. cerevisiae homolog YER152C has 2-aminoadipate transaminase activity and localizes to cytoplasm, nucleus): MINFLKGHPTRAIIPVKEIANAYNKVLLESDYLSYDTDPNNQHPLAYGTDPGNLDVRTTIANWVNDKYRIDSTTASLINLTAGASYGVANILASTTTPQLTKKAFVVTPTYFLINSVFVDAGLGDDLIAINEISSGEYDLDLEKLESELQKYGEIGVDNILKDPRGERKIYQFVMYLVPAFSNPGGVTYSLNTREKLLQLARDYDMLLISDDVYEFLDYSSTTTISLPVLKINQIDQNTVSNKYGNSISNATFSKIIAPGLRVGWQESATPALVQQLSITGANKSGGTPSQLSTFVVADLIESGKLDTIILNFKSIYAERAKVLKQSIEKYLPAGTEVHGGDGGYFLWVKLPEDIDNRAVIGQLAKKDVIIPSGEGFEVLGSENRQKWGDHCVRLSISYLTSEEIEQGVKIWGDVIAELGNK; encoded by the coding sequence ATGATAAACTTTCTCAAGGGACACCCTACTAGAGCCATTATTCCTGTCAAGGAGATTGCAAATGCTTATAATAAAGTACTACTTGAGAGCGATTACCTTTCATATGATACCGATCCAAATAATCAACATCCATTAGCATATGGTACTGATCCAGGTAATTTGGACGTCCGAACAACTATTGCCAATTGGGTGAATGACAAATACAGgattgattcaacaactgctagtttgataaatttgacTGCTGGGGCATCTTATGGGGTCGCTAATATCCTAGCATCGACAACAACACCTCAACTTACTAAGAAGGCATTTGTTGTTACGCCAACGTATTTTTTAATCAACAGtgtatttgttgatgctggGTTGGGAGATGATTTGATAGCTATTAATGAGATATCATCAGGTGAATATGATCTCGATTTGGAGAAACTTGAACTGGAATTACAAAAGTATGGTGaaattggtgttgataaTATCTTAAAGGATCCAAGAGGTGAACGCAAAATCTACCAATTTGTCATGTATCTTGTTCcagcattttcaaatccgGGTGGGGTAACTTATTCATTAAACACTAGAGAAAAGTTGTTACAATTAGCAAGAGATTACGACATGTTACTCATCAGTGATGATGTTTATGAGTTTTTAGACTAttcctcaacaacaacaatctcatTACCAGTACTTAAAATaaaccaaattgatcaaaatacAGTGTCAAACAAATATGGAAACTCAATTTCCAATGCTACATTTTCGAAAATTATTGCACCGGGGTTGCGAGTAGGTTGGCAAGAATCGGCAACTCCTGCATTAGTTCAACAGTTGAGTATCACAGGTGCTAATAAATCTGGAGGTACACCATCTCAATTATCAacctttgttgttgctgatttaATCGAATCAGGGAAGTTAGATACAATCATTCTCAATTTTAAATCGATCTATGCTGAAAGGGCCAAAGTGTTAAAACAAAGTATAGAAAAGTATTTACCTGCTGGAACCGAAGTTCATGGTGGCGATGGAGGATATTTCCTTTGGGTGAAATTACCAGAAGATATTGACAACCGTGCAGTGATTGGACAATTGGCCAAAAAAGACGTCATAATCCCAAGTGGTGAGGGTTTCGAAGTATTGGGATCTGAAAATAGACAAAAATGGGGAGATCATTGTGTTAGATTAAGTATTAGTTACTTGACCTCAGAGGAGATTGAGCAAGGGGTCAAGATATGGGGAGACGTTATTGCGGAATTAGGCAACAAATGA
- a CDS encoding Ubp3 protein (S. cerevisiae homolog UBP3 has protease activity and has role in protein deubiquitination, regulation of ER to Golgi vesicle-mediated transport, ribophagy) — MIPPAFTPQPPTLLQPHHQPPQIPIPVPPSNAHAHAHAHAQSHPQSHPHQPQSQSQHQAYPLSSIQSQPDTEASSSSGDHIKSETPANTTKTLSNPTLSPSSTPQQSQDINSSTNTSKENTKHTSEDEVIPQQNEPESKKQVVAAPTLNGHKETKKTETVEAQFPLYINETKQNFSNTFPITEENRELNDIDRLNNLNNNVSRENKVIICPIYTKVFDLNNSETYITNGKDIKEEEMNKGGLQAQSTVQPAQPPSTNWASILQSSAPQVPARKITKPKATTIKAGAAAVIPAIKSKPPTPDFDFSSESTHPLGILLLKVMFDSNYSLSNDFPVFDIKPKGLTNTGNICFMNSILQSLLYCKPFNKLLKLIETKSIGDLVISSQPLIDTTIKLFNEFKPSDNKLPVSIEPFYSALSKHKNFQHLKWGQQEDAEEFLGYYLDALNEEMIGALKKLNTPQVDQLIQSYTQDDVAKFKYNVKTCIKRIKKDEQEDEESEWNEVGSKKNITKIEVDPTPLNMIFGGEFKSVITIPKVSSTFQKSITLDPFQHVQLDISNSNSIEEAFIHLNELETISYKGNNNKEVEVKKQTFIEKLPQVLIIHLKRFSYSKDQENAIEKLAKNISYDHTLTIPNEILSQPQGVTSNQYQLISVVYHHGSSADAGHYTSDTFDFENNQWWEIDDTIVKPIKDDEVLSSGINNAYILLYSKI, encoded by the coding sequence ATGATTCCACCTGCTTTTACACCACAACCACCGACTCTACTACAGCCACATCACCAACCTCCACAGATACCTATCCCAGTTCCACCATCAAATGCACATGCACATGCACATGCACATGCACAGCTGCACCCACAGCTGCACCCACACCAACCACAGTCACAATCTCAACATCAAGCATACCCATTATCTTCTATTCAACTGCAGCCAGATACAGAAGCCTCCAGCTCATCAGGAGATCATATAAAAAGTGAAACACCAGCTAATACAACAAAGACGCTATCTAATCCTACACTTTCTCCGTCATCAACACCACAACAGAGTCAAGACATAAATCTGTCGACAAACACGCTGAAAGAGAATACAAAACACACCtctgaagatgaagtaATACCGCAACAGAACGAACCAGAAAGTAAGAAACAAGTGGTTGCTGCCCCCACTCTTAATGGAcacaaagaaacaaaaaagacaGAAACTGTGGAAGCTCAATTTCCCTTGTACATAAACGAAACTAAGCAaaacttttccaatacATTTCCTATAACGGAGGAGAATAGAGAACtaaatgatattgataGGTTGAACAACTTGAATAACAATGTATCAAGAGAAAACAAGGTCATTATTTGTCCTATCTACACAAAGGTTTTTGACCTCAATAACTCAGAAACTTACATCACTAATGGTAAGGATATCAAAGAGGAGGAGATGAACAAAGGCGGATTACAGGCCCAGTCAACAGTACAACCAGCCCAACCACCAAGTACCAACTGGGCTTCAATATTGCAATCAAGCGCACCACAAGTGCCAGCAAGAAAGATAACCAAGCCAAAAGCCACAACAATAAAGGCAGGGGCTGCTGCTGTTATCCCCGCCATCAAATCCAAACCACCCACAcctgattttgattttagcTCAGAATCTACACACCCATTGGGAATATTGTTACTTAAAGTTATGTTTGATAGCAATTACTCCTTATCTAATGATTTCCCAGTGTTTGATATAAAACCAAAAGGATTAACAAACACAGGCAATATTTGCTTtatgaattcaattttacaaTCATTGCTATACTGCAAACCATTCAACAAACTACTTAAACTAATCGAGactaaatcaattggagaTTTAGTGATATCATCACAACCATTAATTGATACCACcatcaaacttttcaacGAATTTAAACCTAGTGATAACAAATTAccagtttcaattgaaccATTTTATTCTGCGTTATCGAAACACAagaattttcaacatttgaaatggGGACAACAAGAAGATGCCGAAGAGTTTTTAGGGTATTATCTCGACGCAttaaatgaagaaatgATTGGtgctttgaaaaaattaaatacTCCTCAAGtggatcaattgattcaatcaTATACACAAGACGATGTTGCTAAATTTAAATATAATGTGAAAACCTGCATCAAGAGGATAAAGAAGGATGAACAAGAGGATGAAGAGAGTGAATGGAATGAAGTTGGAAGTAAGAAAAATATTACCAAAATCGAGGTTGACCCAACACCGTTAAATATGATTTTCGGTGGAGAGTTCAAATCAGTCATCACCATCCCCAAagtatcatcaacattccaaaaatcaatcacaTTGGACCCATTCCAACATGTCCAACTCgacatttcaaattcaaattcaatagaGGAGGCCTTTATACATTTGAATGAACTAGAAACTATATCATACAAGGGAAACAATAATAAAGAAGTTGAGGTAAAAAAGCAAacatttattgaaaaattacctcaagttttgattattcatttgaagagattTAGCTACTCCaaagatcaagaaaatgCTATAGAAAAATTGGCTAAAAATATATCGTATGATCATACATTGACAATACCGAACGAAATACTATCACAACCACAAGGGGTTACCTCtaatcaatatcaattgatttctgTGGTTTATCATCATGGTTCAAGTGCTGACGCTGGTCATTATACCAGTGATacgtttgattttgagaaTAATCAATGGTgggaaattgatgatacgATTGTCAAACCAATTAAAGATGATGAGGTGTTGAGTTCAGGTATTAACAATGCATATATATTATTGTATAGTAAGATTTAA